The proteins below come from a single Mugil cephalus isolate CIBA_MC_2020 chromosome 7, CIBA_Mcephalus_1.1, whole genome shotgun sequence genomic window:
- the LOC125010994 gene encoding tripartite motif-containing protein 16-like, giving the protein MAQKGVELDRETFSCSICLDLLKDPVAIPCGHSYCMNCIKSHFDEEDKKQTHSCPECRQLFPSRPVLVKNTMLAVLVEQLKKTGLQPARADHCYAGPEDVACDVCTGRKLKAFKSCLFCLASYCEKHLEPHYNSPTFKQHKLVDPSKKLQENICSRHDEVMKMFCRTDQQIICYLCSVDEHKGHDTVSAAAERTERQREVEVRRQNIQQMIQDKEKDVKLLQQELKAIAHSADKTVKDSQEIFTEMIRLLQERSSDVEQQVRSQQETEESRVKEFQEKLEQEITELKREDAELKQLSDTEDHNQFLHNYPSLPPLSQSTHSSSINIRPLRYFKAVKAAVTKLRKRLEDILRETRTNISKTVTEVDVLLSQPEPKTRDEFLKYSREIPMDPNTVKRRLVLPEGNRKLKWMFQ; this is encoded by the coding sequence ATGGCGCAGAAAGGAGTTGAACTGGATCGAGAAACCttttcttgttccatctgtctggatctactGAAGGATCCGGTGGctattccctgtggacacagctactgcatgaactgtattaaaagccacTTTGATGAAGAGGACAAGAAACAAACCCACAGTTGTCCTGAGTGCAGACAACTCTTCCCATCGAGGCCTGTCCTGgtgaaaaacaccatgttagcagttttagtggagcagctgaagaagactggactccaaCCTGCTCGtgctgatcactgctatgctggacctgaagatgtggcctgtgatgtctgcactggaagaaaactgaaagccttcaagtcctgtttattctgtctggcatcttactgtgagaaacaccttgAACCTCACTATAACTCacctacatttaaacaacacaagctggtggatccctccaagaagctccaggagaacatctgctctcgtcatgatgaggtgatgaagatgttctgtcgtactgatcagcagattatctgttatctctgctctgtggatgaacataaaggccacgacacagtctcagctgcagcagaaaggactgagaggcagagagaggtggaggtaagacgacaaaacatccagcagatgatccaggataaagagaaagatgtgaagctgcttcaacaggagctgaaggccatcgctcactctgctgataaaacagtgaaggacagtcaggagatcttcactgagatgatccgtctcctccaggaaagaagctctgatgtggagcagcaggtcagatcccagcaggaaactgaagagagtcgagtcaaagagtttcaggagaagctggagcaggagatcactgagctgaagagggaagatgctgagctgaagcagctctcagacacagaggatcacaaccagtttctacacaactacccctcactgccaccactcagtcaatctacacactcatccagcatcaataTCCGTCCTCTGAGGTACTTTAAGGccgtgaaagcagctgtgacaaagCTGAGAAAGAGACTagaggacattctgagagagacgAGGACAAATATCTCAaagacagtgactgaagtggatgttttactgtcacaaccagagccaaagaccagagatgaattcttaaAGTATTCACGTGAAATCCCAATGGATCCAAACACAGTAAAGAGACGTCTGGTACTGCctgagggaaacagaaaattaaaatggatGTTTCAATGA